A region of Piscinibacter gummiphilus DNA encodes the following proteins:
- the dld gene encoding D-lactate dehydrogenase, whose product MNTAAVSGATLLRQLRDTVGAAHVLTDDRDTRRFRKGHRTGQGGVLAVVRPGTLLEQWRVLQAVVASGRIVIMQAANTGLTGGSTPDGDGYDREIVLVNTMRIAGVQVLGDGAQVVCLPGATLDRLEQALAPLGREPHSVIGSSCIGASVIGGICNNSGGALVRRGPAYTELALYARVRDDGTPELVNHLGIALGATPEEILERLQRGDYTAADVTHDPARAASDPRYAEHVRAVDADTPARFNADPSRLFEASGSAGKLCLFAVRLDTFPKEPSSVFYIGSNDPGDLTAVRRHLLTALPRLPIAGEYIHRTAYDIGERYGKDTFLLIDRFGTARVPAAFALKSRVDGFFERFGLRGVTDRVIQAAMSLLPSHLPARMRQWRERYEHHLLVRVSNDTAEATKAFLASHFGGSTSGGWFECDAEEGRKAFLHRFAIAGAAIRYREVHRRDVEDIVALDVALRRNDRDWVEQLPADVETDVVHKLYYGHFFCHVFHQDYIVKKGVDPLAMEHRMWELLDARRAEYPAEHNVGHLYVAKPGLAGFYRGLDPTNTFNPGIGHTSRLRGWDTCCDDKPAWPAGYADEGSEAAA is encoded by the coding sequence ATGAACACAGCCGCTGTTTCCGGCGCCACCCTGTTGCGCCAGCTGCGCGACACCGTGGGCGCCGCCCACGTGTTGACCGATGACCGCGACACCCGCCGCTTCCGCAAGGGCCACCGCACGGGGCAGGGCGGGGTGCTCGCCGTGGTGCGGCCCGGCACGCTGCTGGAGCAGTGGCGCGTGCTGCAGGCCGTGGTGGCCTCGGGCCGCATCGTGATCATGCAGGCCGCGAACACGGGCCTCACCGGCGGGTCGACGCCCGATGGCGACGGCTACGACCGCGAGATCGTGCTCGTCAACACGATGCGCATCGCCGGCGTGCAGGTGCTGGGTGACGGCGCGCAGGTGGTGTGCCTGCCGGGCGCCACGCTCGACCGGCTCGAGCAGGCGCTGGCGCCGCTCGGGCGCGAGCCGCATTCGGTGATCGGGTCGTCGTGCATCGGCGCCTCGGTGATCGGCGGCATCTGCAACAACTCCGGAGGCGCCCTCGTGCGCCGCGGACCGGCCTACACCGAACTCGCGCTGTACGCCCGCGTGCGCGACGACGGCACGCCGGAACTGGTGAACCACCTGGGCATCGCGCTCGGTGCCACGCCGGAGGAGATCCTCGAGCGCCTGCAGCGGGGCGACTACACGGCGGCCGACGTCACGCACGACCCGGCCCGCGCCGCGTCGGACCCGCGCTACGCCGAACACGTGCGCGCGGTGGACGCCGACACGCCCGCGCGTTTCAACGCCGACCCGTCGCGCCTCTTCGAGGCCTCGGGCTCGGCCGGCAAGCTGTGCCTCTTCGCCGTGCGCCTCGACACCTTCCCGAAGGAGCCGAGCAGCGTCTTCTACATCGGCAGCAACGACCCCGGCGACCTGACCGCGGTGCGCCGCCACCTGCTGACCGCGCTGCCGCGCCTGCCCATCGCGGGCGAGTACATCCACCGCACCGCCTACGACATCGGCGAACGCTACGGCAAGGACACCTTCCTGCTGATCGACCGCTTCGGCACCGCGCGCGTGCCGGCGGCCTTCGCGCTCAAGAGCCGCGTCGACGGGTTCTTCGAACGCTTCGGCCTGCGCGGCGTGACCGACCGGGTCATCCAGGCGGCGATGAGCCTGCTGCCAAGCCACCTGCCGGCGCGCATGCGCCAATGGCGCGAGCGCTACGAGCACCACCTGCTGGTACGTGTGTCGAACGACACGGCCGAGGCCACGAAGGCGTTCCTCGCCAGCCACTTCGGCGGCAGCACGAGCGGCGGCTGGTTCGAGTGCGACGCGGAGGAGGGCCGCAAGGCCTTCCTGCACCGCTTCGCGATCGCGGGCGCGGCCATCCGCTACCGCGAGGTGCACCGGCGCGACGTGGAGGACATCGTCGCGCTCGACGTGGCGCTGCGCCGCAACGACCGCGACTGGGTCGAGCAGTTGCCGGCCGACGTCGAGACGGACGTGGTCCACAAGCTGTACTACGGCCATTTCTTCTGCCACGTGTTCCACCAGGACTACATCGTGAAGAAGGGCGTGGACCCGCTCGCGATGGAGCACCGCATGTGGGAGCTGCTCGACGCGCGCCGCGCCGAGTACCCGGCCGAACACAACGTGGGGCACCTGTACGTGGCCAAGCCGGGTCTCGCCGGCTTCTATCGCGGGCTCGATCCGACGAACACGTTCAACCCCGGCATCGGGCACACGTCGCGCCTGAGGGGCTGGGACACGTGCTGCGACGACAAACCGGCCTGGCCCGCAGGGTACGCGGACGAGGGCTCCGAAGCCGCCGCATGA
- the gdhA gene encoding NADP-specific glutamate dehydrogenase, with protein sequence MKHTSHRTFLEHLALRNPGQPEYLQAVSEVTESLWPFISAHPKYAEQGLLDRLVEPERVVMFRVSWVDDHGAVQVNRGYRIQHSLAIGPYKGGLRFHPSVNLSILKFLAFEQTLKNALTTLPMGGGKGGADFDPKGKSPAEVMRFCQAFVMELFRHVGADTDVPAGDIGVGGREVGFMAGMMKKLTNRADCVFTGKGISFGGSLMRPEATGYGTVYFAQEMLQQRGLALDGLRVGVSGSGNVAQYAVEKAMALGAKVVTVSDSSGTVVDEAGFTPGKLAELMEVKNHLYQRVDEYAKRVGATFHAGKRPWHVPVDVALPCATQNELDGAEAQLLVSNGVKCVAEGANMPSTLEAIKVFEESRVLYAPGKASNAGGVATSGLEMSQNAMRLSWGREEVDARLHGIMRSIHAACLQHGRRADGSVSYVDGANVAGFVKVADAMLAQGVV encoded by the coding sequence ATGAAACACACCTCGCATCGCACATTCCTGGAGCATCTGGCCCTTCGCAACCCTGGCCAGCCGGAGTACCTCCAGGCCGTCTCGGAGGTCACCGAAAGCCTGTGGCCGTTCATCTCGGCGCACCCGAAGTACGCCGAGCAAGGCCTGCTGGACCGGCTCGTGGAACCCGAGCGCGTGGTGATGTTCCGGGTGTCGTGGGTCGACGACCACGGCGCGGTGCAGGTCAACCGCGGCTACCGCATCCAGCACAGCCTGGCCATCGGCCCGTACAAGGGCGGCCTGCGGTTCCACCCGTCGGTGAACCTGTCGATCCTGAAGTTCCTGGCGTTCGAGCAGACGCTGAAGAATGCGCTGACCACGCTGCCGATGGGCGGTGGCAAGGGCGGCGCCGACTTCGACCCGAAGGGCAAGAGCCCGGCCGAGGTGATGCGCTTCTGCCAGGCCTTCGTGATGGAGCTGTTCCGCCACGTCGGCGCCGACACCGACGTGCCGGCCGGTGACATCGGCGTGGGCGGCCGCGAGGTCGGCTTCATGGCCGGCATGATGAAGAAGCTCACCAACCGCGCCGACTGCGTGTTCACCGGCAAGGGCATCTCGTTCGGCGGCTCGCTGATGCGGCCGGAGGCCACCGGCTACGGCACCGTCTACTTCGCCCAGGAGATGCTGCAGCAGCGCGGCCTCGCCCTCGACGGCCTGCGGGTCGGCGTTTCGGGTTCGGGCAACGTGGCCCAGTACGCGGTCGAGAAGGCCATGGCCCTCGGCGCCAAGGTCGTCACCGTCTCCGACTCCAGCGGCACGGTGGTCGACGAAGCCGGCTTCACGCCCGGGAAGCTCGCCGAGCTGATGGAGGTGAAGAACCACCTGTATCAGCGTGTCGACGAATACGCGAAGCGCGTGGGCGCCACGTTCCACGCGGGCAAGCGCCCGTGGCACGTGCCGGTCGACGTCGCCCTGCCCTGCGCCACCCAGAACGAGCTGGACGGCGCCGAGGCACAGCTGCTCGTGAGCAACGGGGTCAAGTGCGTGGCCGAAGGCGCCAACATGCCGTCGACGCTCGAGGCGATCAAGGTGTTCGAGGAGTCGCGCGTGCTGTACGCGCCGGGCAAGGCCAGCAACGCGGGTGGCGTGGCCACGTCCGGGCTTGAGATGAGCCAGAACGCCATGCGCCTGTCGTGGGGCCGCGAGGAGGTCGACGCGCGCCTGCACGGCATCATGCGCAGCATCCACGCCGCGTGCCTGCAGCACGGCCGTCGCGCGGACGGCAGCGTCAGCTACGTCGACGGCGCCAACGTCGCCGGTTTCGTGAAGGTGGCCGACGCCATGCTGGCGCAGGGCGTGGTCTGA
- a CDS encoding DUF3016 domain-containing protein yields MTRSPVTIVALWLLAVARSATAAGTANVTFVNPEKFTDAGYSRETPTERDLAALQRDLERHVQKLAERDLADGETLAVEVLDVDLAGRFQPSARIDDVRIVRDIDWPRVRLRYTLSRNGVADPSVEERVSDQSFLMSINPYSSGDRLRYEKAMLDDWFRQRFGRR; encoded by the coding sequence ATGACCCGTTCGCCCGTGACCATCGTCGCCCTGTGGCTGCTGGCCGTGGCCCGGTCAGCCACCGCGGCCGGCACCGCCAACGTCACCTTCGTGAACCCGGAGAAGTTCACCGACGCCGGGTACTCGCGCGAAACCCCGACGGAGCGGGACCTCGCCGCCCTCCAGCGCGACCTCGAAAGGCACGTCCAGAAGCTGGCCGAGCGTGACCTGGCCGATGGCGAGACGCTGGCCGTCGAGGTGCTCGACGTCGACCTGGCCGGCCGCTTCCAGCCGTCCGCCCGGATCGACGACGTGCGCATCGTGCGCGACATCGACTGGCCGCGCGTCCGCCTGCGCTACACGCTCAGCCGCAACGGCGTGGCCGACCCGTCGGTGGAGGAGCGGGTCAGCGACCAGTCGTTCCTGATGTCGATCAACCCGTACAGCAGCGGCGACCGGTTGCGGTACGAGAAGGCCATGCTCGACGACTGGTTCCGGCAACGCTTCGGCAGGCGCTGA
- a CDS encoding sigma-70 family RNA polymerase sigma factor, which produces MHAVEMPSCSERSEVAALYADHHGWLQGWLRRKLGNAFDAADLAQDTFVRLLCAPDDTPEKLGEWKLREPRAYLTLIAKRLMANLHRRRSLEQAYLEALGAMPEPLAPSPEQQASVLETLQEIDAMLDGLTPAARTAFLLAQLEGLGYAEIAVRLSVSERTVKRYMAEAMARCILLTTE; this is translated from the coding sequence ATGCATGCCGTCGAGATGCCTTCTTGCAGTGAGCGCAGCGAAGTCGCTGCGCTCTACGCCGACCACCACGGTTGGCTGCAGGGCTGGCTGCGCCGGAAGCTGGGCAACGCCTTCGACGCGGCCGACCTGGCGCAGGACACCTTCGTGCGCCTGCTCTGCGCGCCCGACGACACGCCCGAGAAGCTGGGTGAATGGAAGCTGCGCGAACCGCGGGCCTACCTGACGCTGATCGCCAAGCGCCTGATGGCCAACCTGCACCGCCGGCGCTCGCTCGAGCAGGCCTACCTCGAAGCGTTGGGCGCAATGCCCGAGCCCTTGGCGCCCTCCCCCGAGCAGCAGGCCAGCGTGCTCGAGACGCTGCAGGAGATCGACGCCATGCTCGACGGCCTGACGCCCGCGGCGCGCACGGCGTTCCTGCTGGCGCAACTCGAAGGCCTGGGCTATGCGGAGATCGCGGTCCGGCTGTCGGTCAGCGAGCGCACCGTGAAGCGCTACATGGCCGAGGCGATGGCGCGCTGCATCCTGCTGACGACCGAATGA
- the lldD gene encoding FMN-dependent L-lactate dehydrogenase LldD yields the protein MIISSSADYRTAAQKRLPPFLFHYLDGGAYAEQTLRRNVEDFAAVALRQRVLKDMSRLDTSIELFGEKFSIPVALAPVGLGGMYARRGEVQSSQAADAHGIPFTMSSVSVCPIEEVAPKLKRPMWFQLYVLKDRGFMKNALERAQAAGCSTLVFTVDMPVPGARYRDAHSGMSGPNAPLRRYWQAMMHPRWSLDVGLLGRPHDLGNISAYLGKPTGLADYMGWLGANFDPSISWRDLEWIRDFWKGPMVIKGILDPDDARDAVRFGADGIIVSNHGGRQLDGVLSSARALPAIADAVKGQIKILADSGIRNGLDVVRALALGADATMIGRAYIYALAVAGQAGVKHLLELLEKEMRVAMTLTSVAKVSDINGDLLVRDR from the coding sequence ATGATCATTTCCTCCTCCGCCGACTACCGCACCGCCGCGCAGAAGCGGCTGCCGCCGTTCCTGTTCCACTACCTCGACGGCGGCGCCTACGCCGAGCAGACGCTGCGCCGCAACGTCGAGGACTTCGCGGCCGTGGCGCTGCGCCAGCGCGTGCTGAAGGACATGAGCCGGCTCGACACCAGCATCGAGCTCTTCGGCGAGAAGTTCTCCATCCCCGTGGCGCTCGCGCCCGTGGGCCTCGGCGGCATGTACGCCCGCCGCGGCGAGGTGCAGTCGTCGCAGGCCGCCGATGCGCACGGCATTCCGTTCACGATGTCGAGCGTGTCGGTGTGTCCGATCGAGGAGGTGGCCCCGAAACTCAAGCGTCCGATGTGGTTCCAGCTGTACGTGCTGAAGGACCGCGGCTTCATGAAGAACGCCCTGGAGCGCGCGCAGGCCGCGGGCTGCTCCACGCTCGTCTTCACGGTGGACATGCCGGTGCCCGGCGCCCGCTACCGCGATGCGCATTCGGGCATGAGCGGCCCGAACGCCCCGTTGCGCCGCTACTGGCAGGCGATGATGCACCCACGCTGGTCCCTCGACGTGGGCCTGCTCGGCCGCCCGCACGACCTGGGCAACATCTCCGCGTACCTCGGCAAACCCACGGGCCTCGCCGACTACATGGGCTGGCTCGGCGCCAACTTCGATCCGTCCATCTCGTGGCGCGACCTCGAATGGATCCGTGATTTCTGGAAGGGCCCGATGGTGATCAAGGGCATCCTCGACCCCGACGACGCCCGCGACGCGGTGCGCTTCGGCGCCGACGGCATCATCGTGTCGAACCACGGTGGTCGCCAGCTCGACGGTGTGCTGTCGTCGGCCCGCGCGCTGCCGGCCATCGCCGATGCCGTGAAGGGCCAGATCAAGATCCTCGCCGACTCGGGCATCCGCAACGGCCTCGACGTCGTCCGGGCGCTGGCGCTCGGTGCCGACGCCACGATGATCGGCCGCGCCTACATCTACGCGCTGGCCGTCGCGGGCCAGGCCGGCGTGAAGCACCTGCTCGAGCTGCTCGAGAAGGAGATGCGCGTGGCGATGACGCTCACGAGCGTCGCGAAGGTGTCCGACATCAACGGGGATCTGCTGGTGCGCGACCGATGA
- a CDS encoding FecR domain-containing protein, with protein MSAVNESVALQAAQWFFLLNSGEATAADRQRCAHWRAADPMHDLAWQRAERVSLKFGQLPSALAAPVLGRSERAERRGAMKALALFVAAVPAAWLASRTAPAREWLAAHRTATGEHRELRLPDGTRLQLNTATALDVAYDDRVRLLRLHAGEILVDTAPDTVPPGHPAYRPLVVETPQGRLRALGTRFVVRQLETQRCRVAVLEGAVEVRPDHSTDRPVVVRAGEQADFSSMAVDPITAAAPQVDGWSRGILRTRDMRLQDFVAELARYRPGVLRCDPAVGELRISGVFQLRDTGAVLDSLPQTLPVDVRYRTRYWVTVTAPGA; from the coding sequence ATGAGCGCCGTCAATGAATCCGTGGCCCTCCAGGCCGCGCAGTGGTTCTTCCTGCTGAACTCCGGCGAGGCGACGGCCGCCGATCGCCAGCGCTGTGCGCATTGGCGCGCGGCCGACCCGATGCACGACCTCGCCTGGCAGCGCGCCGAGCGCGTGAGTCTCAAGTTCGGCCAGCTGCCCAGCGCACTCGCCGCGCCGGTGCTCGGCCGCTCGGAGCGCGCGGAACGGCGCGGGGCCATGAAGGCGCTGGCACTTTTCGTCGCAGCCGTGCCCGCGGCCTGGCTGGCCTCGCGCACCGCGCCCGCACGCGAATGGCTGGCCGCGCACCGCACGGCCACGGGCGAACACCGCGAACTGCGCCTGCCCGACGGCACGCGGCTGCAGCTCAACACCGCGACCGCGCTCGACGTGGCCTACGACGACCGCGTGCGGCTGTTGCGGCTCCATGCGGGCGAGATCCTGGTCGACACCGCGCCCGACACGGTTCCGCCCGGCCACCCGGCGTACCGGCCGCTGGTCGTCGAAACCCCGCAGGGCCGCCTGCGCGCGCTCGGCACGCGCTTCGTGGTGCGGCAGTTGGAGACTCAACGCTGCCGTGTCGCGGTGCTCGAAGGCGCGGTCGAGGTGCGGCCGGACCATTCGACCGATCGGCCCGTGGTGGTGCGGGCCGGCGAGCAGGCCGATTTCTCTTCGATGGCCGTGGACCCGATCACCGCGGCCGCGCCGCAGGTCGACGGCTGGTCGCGCGGCATCCTGCGCACGCGCGACATGCGGCTGCAGGACTTCGTGGCGGAGCTGGCCCGGTACCGGCCCGGCGTGCTGCGCTGCGATCCGGCCGTGGGCGAGTTGCGCATCTCCGGCGTGTTCCAGCTGCGCGATACCGGCGCGGTGCTCGACAGCCTGCCGCAGACGCTGCCGGTGGACGTGCGCTACCGCACCCGCTACTGGGTGACGGTCACCGCGCCCGGCGCCTGA
- the lldR gene encoding transcriptional regulator LldR, which translates to MRLVDHVVEKLLALVQARGLQAGERLPAERQLAAELGVSRNSLREAIQKLTSQGALVSRRGDGTYVQSTAPAEWLQEAMGPLVRLLDADPHYRYDVLETRHALETSTAWLAAQRATPADKERIQRCFDVMMQHQQSGHAELAARADAQFHLAIAEASHNVVLVQVMQSLFAVVLSTVERNRHDMFRLSAPETLRVLTAQHQDLMQAILDGDPTRARACIGDHLEHVRTTIQRMDEDRARRERSTRLPVDAAPSLLLPTDPPRRA; encoded by the coding sequence ATGCGCCTCGTCGATCACGTCGTTGAAAAGCTGCTGGCCCTCGTGCAGGCCCGCGGCCTGCAGGCCGGCGAGCGCCTGCCGGCCGAGCGCCAGCTGGCGGCCGAGCTGGGCGTGTCGCGCAACTCGCTGCGCGAGGCGATCCAGAAGCTCACCAGCCAGGGCGCGCTGGTCAGCCGCAGGGGCGACGGCACGTACGTGCAGAGCACCGCGCCGGCCGAATGGCTGCAGGAGGCCATGGGGCCGCTCGTGCGCCTGCTCGACGCCGACCCGCACTACCGCTACGACGTGCTGGAGACGCGCCACGCGCTCGAGACCAGCACCGCGTGGCTGGCCGCGCAGCGCGCCACGCCCGCCGACAAGGAGCGCATCCAGCGCTGCTTCGACGTGATGATGCAGCACCAGCAGAGCGGCCACGCCGAGCTGGCGGCGCGGGCCGACGCGCAGTTCCACCTCGCGATCGCCGAGGCATCGCACAACGTGGTGCTCGTGCAGGTGATGCAGAGCCTCTTCGCCGTGGTGCTGTCCACCGTCGAGCGCAACCGCCACGACATGTTCCGCCTCAGTGCACCCGAGACGCTGCGCGTGCTGACCGCGCAGCACCAGGACCTGATGCAGGCCATCCTCGACGGCGACCCCACCCGCGCGCGCGCCTGCATCGGCGACCACCTGGAACACGTGCGCACCACCATCCAGCGCATGGACGAGGACCGCGCCCGCCGCGAGCGGTCCACCCGCCTGCCGGTGGACGCCGCGCCGTCCCTCCTGCTGCCCACCGACCCGCCCCGACGGGCATGA
- the lldP gene encoding L-lactate permease — translation MQTLWQQNYDPAGNIWISALVALIPIVFFFLALTKLRLKGWQAGTVTVLLSLGVALFFYRMPVSAALASAVYGFFYGLWPIAWIIVAAVFLYKISVKTGQFDVIRSSILSVTPDQRLQLILVGFCFGAFLEGAAGFGAPVAITAALLVGLGFKPLYAAGLCLIANTAPVAFGAMGIPIIVAGQVSGVDAFSIGQMAGRQLPFMTVLVLFWIMAIMDGWRGVKETWPAVLVGGGSFAIVQFLTANFIGPELPDITSAIVSLVSLTLFLKVWQPKRIFRFEVEPGQPKAPAMPKHTAPLTAVAVLKAWSPFIVLTAMVTVWSIKPFKALFAAKAALAWTVINVPVPFLHNLVEKTPPVVAAATPYGAMYSLNWLSATGTAILIAAVITIAFTRLSPAKAVATLGETFKELAIPIYSIGMVLAFAFVANYSGLSATLALALAHTGQAFTFFSPFLGWIGVFLTGSDTSANALFAALQATTAQQLGLPQVLTVAANTTGGVTGKMISPQSIAIACAAVGLAGRESDLFRFTVKHSLIFAAIIGALTTLQAYVFPWMIPGH, via the coding sequence ATGCAAACCCTCTGGCAACAGAACTACGACCCCGCCGGAAACATCTGGATTTCCGCGCTGGTGGCATTGATCCCGATCGTCTTCTTCTTCCTCGCGCTGACGAAGCTGCGCCTCAAGGGCTGGCAGGCCGGCACAGTCACCGTGCTGCTGTCGCTGGGCGTGGCGCTGTTCTTCTACCGGATGCCGGTGAGCGCGGCGCTGGCCTCGGCCGTGTACGGCTTCTTCTACGGGCTGTGGCCCATCGCGTGGATCATCGTGGCCGCGGTGTTCCTCTACAAGATCTCCGTGAAGACCGGGCAGTTCGACGTGATCCGCTCGTCGATCCTGTCGGTCACGCCCGACCAGCGGCTTCAGCTGATCCTCGTGGGCTTCTGCTTCGGCGCGTTCCTCGAGGGCGCGGCCGGCTTCGGCGCGCCGGTGGCCATCACCGCGGCGCTGCTGGTGGGCCTCGGCTTCAAGCCGCTGTACGCGGCCGGGCTGTGCCTGATCGCCAACACGGCGCCGGTGGCCTTCGGCGCGATGGGCATCCCCATCATCGTGGCGGGGCAGGTGTCGGGTGTCGACGCGTTCTCCATCGGCCAGATGGCCGGCCGGCAGCTGCCGTTCATGACGGTGCTCGTGCTGTTCTGGATCATGGCCATCATGGATGGCTGGCGCGGCGTGAAGGAAACCTGGCCCGCGGTGCTGGTGGGCGGCGGTTCGTTCGCCATCGTGCAGTTCCTCACCGCCAACTTCATCGGTCCCGAGCTGCCGGACATCACGTCGGCCATCGTGTCGCTGGTGTCGCTCACGCTCTTCCTGAAGGTGTGGCAGCCCAAGCGAATCTTCCGCTTCGAGGTCGAACCGGGCCAGCCGAAGGCGCCCGCGATGCCGAAGCACACGGCCCCGCTGACCGCCGTCGCCGTGCTCAAGGCCTGGTCGCCGTTCATCGTGCTGACCGCGATGGTCACGGTCTGGAGCATCAAGCCGTTCAAGGCACTGTTCGCCGCGAAGGCCGCGCTCGCGTGGACGGTGATCAACGTGCCCGTGCCGTTTCTGCACAACCTCGTCGAGAAGACGCCGCCGGTGGTGGCCGCCGCCACGCCCTATGGCGCGATGTACTCGCTGAACTGGCTGTCGGCCACCGGCACGGCCATCCTGATCGCCGCCGTCATCACCATCGCGTTCACGCGGCTCTCACCGGCCAAGGCCGTGGCCACGCTCGGCGAAACCTTCAAGGAACTCGCGATCCCCATCTACTCGATCGGCATGGTGCTCGCCTTCGCGTTCGTCGCGAACTACTCGGGCCTGTCGGCCACGCTGGCCCTGGCGCTCGCCCACACCGGCCAGGCCTTCACGTTCTTCTCGCCGTTCCTCGGCTGGATCGGCGTGTTCCTGACGGGCTCGGACACCTCGGCCAACGCGCTGTTCGCCGCGCTGCAGGCCACCACCGCCCAGCAGCTGGGCCTGCCGCAGGTGCTGACCGTTGCCGCGAACACCACGGGTGGGGTCACCGGCAAGATGATCTCGCCGCAGTCCATCGCCATCGCCTGCGCGGCCGTGGGCCTGGCGGGCCGGGAGTCGGACCTGTTCCGCTTCACCGTGAAGCACAGCCTGATCTTCGCCGCGATCATCGGGGCGCTGACGACGCTGCAGGCCTACGTGTTTCCGTGGATGATTCCGGGTCATTGA
- a CDS encoding monovalent cation:proton antiporter-2 (CPA2) family protein — MSAEGSTRDLIEAVSLLGAAVVAVPLFKKIGLGSVLGYLAAGLAIGPFGLRLFTEPQAILHVAELGVVMFLFVIGLEMQPSHLWGLRRQIFGLGSLQCLVCGLLLTAVGMSFGFPLAVSFVSAMGFVLTSTAIVMQLLGERGDIAAPRGQRMVSILLFEDLLIVPLLAIVSFIAPPALDAAAAAPSRWGVIALGLGALAALVAAGVWLLNPFFRVLANAKAREVMTAAALLVVLGAALLMQLGGLSMAMGAFLAGVLLSESTFRHQLEADIEPFRGLLLGLFFLGVGMSLDLAVVASNWPLIVAGVLAMMATKALCIYGVARLARSSHADALDRAVLMAQGGEFAFVLFAAALGKGVIDATVNANMTAIVVLSMVLTPLVVLAHRRFGPRPAMSMDGVEAVHDQRASVLVIGFGRVGQIASQGVLARGASLTVIDNDTQVIRDAQEYLGFKVYYGDGGRPDVLRAAGARHANAILVCVDDKAAATRIAHSVRAECPHVRVIVRAFDREHAVELAKTDAADIVVRETFESAMKMSHEAMLATGATVDEADAVASDLRRLDGERFDLEVAGDAFAGRALLLAGLRTRHAKHGGGTTGGPFA; from the coding sequence ATGTCCGCAGAAGGAAGCACGCGTGACCTGATCGAGGCCGTGAGCCTGCTGGGTGCCGCCGTGGTGGCGGTACCTCTGTTCAAGAAGATCGGCCTCGGCTCGGTGCTGGGTTACCTGGCCGCGGGCCTGGCCATCGGCCCCTTCGGACTGCGGCTCTTCACCGAACCGCAGGCCATCCTGCACGTGGCCGAGCTGGGCGTGGTGATGTTCCTGTTCGTGATCGGACTGGAAATGCAGCCGTCCCACCTGTGGGGCCTGCGGCGCCAGATCTTCGGCCTCGGCAGCCTCCAATGCCTGGTCTGCGGCCTCCTCCTCACGGCGGTCGGCATGAGTTTCGGCTTCCCGCTGGCGGTGTCCTTCGTCAGCGCGATGGGCTTCGTGCTCACGTCGACGGCCATCGTGATGCAGCTGCTGGGCGAGCGAGGTGACATCGCCGCGCCGCGCGGACAGCGCATGGTCTCCATCCTGCTCTTCGAGGACCTGCTGATCGTGCCGCTGCTGGCCATCGTGTCCTTCATCGCACCGCCGGCGCTCGACGCCGCCGCCGCAGCGCCATCGCGCTGGGGCGTGATCGCCCTCGGGCTGGGGGCACTCGCCGCGCTGGTGGCCGCGGGCGTGTGGCTGCTGAACCCGTTCTTCCGCGTGCTGGCGAACGCGAAGGCACGCGAGGTCATGACGGCCGCGGCGCTGCTGGTCGTGCTGGGCGCCGCGCTGCTGATGCAGCTGGGCGGCCTGTCCATGGCGATGGGCGCCTTCCTGGCCGGCGTGCTGCTGTCCGAGTCGACCTTCCGCCACCAGCTGGAGGCCGACATCGAACCCTTCCGCGGCCTGCTGCTGGGGCTGTTCTTCCTGGGCGTCGGCATGTCTCTCGACCTCGCCGTGGTGGCCTCGAACTGGCCCCTGATCGTGGCCGGCGTGCTGGCGATGATGGCCACCAAGGCGCTGTGCATCTACGGTGTGGCGAGGCTCGCCCGCAGCTCGCACGCGGACGCGCTGGACCGCGCCGTGCTGATGGCGCAAGGCGGCGAGTTCGCGTTCGTGCTGTTCGCGGCAGCCCTCGGCAAGGGGGTCATCGACGCCACCGTCAACGCCAACATGACGGCCATCGTCGTGCTGTCGATGGTGCTGACCCCGCTGGTGGTGCTGGCGCACCGGCGGTTCGGGCCGCGCCCGGCGATGTCCATGGACGGCGTCGAAGCCGTGCACGACCAGCGGGCCAGCGTGCTCGTGATCGGCTTCGGCCGCGTGGGCCAGATCGCCAGCCAGGGCGTGCTGGCGCGCGGCGCCTCGCTGACCGTGATCGACAACGACACCCAGGTGATCCGCGACGCCCAGGAGTACCTGGGCTTCAAGGTCTACTACGGCGACGGCGGCCGCCCCGACGTCCTTCGCGCCGCCGGCGCACGCCACGCCAACGCCATCCTGGTCTGCGTCGACGACAAGGCCGCCGCGACACGCATCGCCCACAGCGTGCGGGCCGAATGCCCGCACGTGCGCGTGATCGTGCGCGCCTTCGACCGCGAACATGCGGTGGAACTCGCCAAGACCGATGCCGCGGACATCGTGGTGCGCGAAACCTTCGAATCCGCCATGAAGATGAGCCACGAAGCCATGCTGGCCACCGGCGCCACGGTGGACGAGGCCGACGCCGTGGCCTCGGACCTGCGCCGACTGGACGGGGAACGCTTCGACCTGGAGGTGGCGGGTGACGCCTTCGCAGGGCGCGCGCTGCTGCTGGCGGGGCTGCGCACGCGGCACGCCAAACACGGTGGCGGCACCACGGGAGGGCCGTTCGCTTGA